TAGAGAGCCTTGGGTTCGGCAGGGGGGCTTCCCAGACGATCCGGAATTCACGGCGGAGCGGCACGCCACCTGCACACCATACGACAGCCGCACACCGCATCCGATCGAGAGCGGTGGCTCACCATCGGATGAAACGAGGATAATTCAATGAGCGATACCGCTGAACGCGTGAAGAAGATCGTCGTGGAACAGCTCGGCGTCGAGGCCGAGAAGGTCGTCCCCACCGCGAGCTTCATCGACGACCTCGGGGCCGACAGCCTCGACACCGTCGAGCTCGTGATGGCGTTCGAGGAGGAGTTCGGTGTCGAGATCCCGGACGACGCGGCCGAGACGATCCTGACCGTCGGCGACGCGATCAAGTTCCTCGACAAGGCGACGAGCGCCTGATCTGAGCGACAGTCGACATCGATTGTGACGACCGAAGGGCCGGGGAGCTGAGAGCGTCTCCGGCTTTTCGTTCACTGGGGCGGAAACGGGGTGGCATGATGATGCGGCGGGTGGTTGTGACCGGCATGGGGCTCCTGACCCCGCTCGGCTGCGGTGTCGAGGAAACCTGGTCGCGGCTCGTCAAGGGCGAGAGCGGCGCCTCCAAGGTCGAGCGTTTCGACGTCTCCGACATCGCCGCCAAGATCGCCTGCCAGATCCCGCGTGAGGGCGTCGGCGCCTTCAACCCCGACGACTGGATGGAGCCGAAGGAGCAGCGCAAGGTCGACGAGTTCATCGTCTTCGCCATGTGCGCCGCCAAGCAGGCCCTCGACGATGCCGGCTGGCATCCCAAGACCTCCGACGAGCAGAACACCACCGGCGTCCTCATCGGCTCCGGCATTGGCGGCATCGACGGGATCGCGGAAGCCGCGCTCATCCTGCGCGACAAGGGCCCGCGCCGCATCTCGCCCTTCTTCATTCCCGGCCGCTTGATCAACCTCGCCGGCGGCTATGTCTCCATCGCCCATGGCCTCAAGGGCCCGAACCATGCGGTGGTCACCGCCTGCTCGACCGGCGCCCATGCCATCGGCGACGCCGCCCGTCTCGTCGCCTTCGGCGATGCCGACGTGATGGTGGCCGGCGGCACCGAATCGCCCATCAGCCGCCTGTCGCTGGCCGGCTTCGCCGCCTGCCGGGCGCTGTGCACCGCCTTCAACGACGAGCCCACCCGCGCCTCGCGCCCCTACGACCGCGACCGCGACGGTTTCGTCATGGGCGAGGGCGCCGGCATGGTCGTTCTCGAGGAGTACGAGCACGCCAAGGCGCGCGGCGCGAAGATCTATGCCGAGGTCATCGGCTACGGCCTGTCGGGCGACGCCTACCACATCACCGCCCCGTCCGAGGACGGCGACGG
This portion of the Phreatobacter oligotrophus genome encodes:
- a CDS encoding acyl carrier protein, whose amino-acid sequence is MSDTAERVKKIVVEQLGVEAEKVVPTASFIDDLGADSLDTVELVMAFEEEFGVEIPDDAAETILTVGDAIKFLDKATSA
- the fabF gene encoding beta-ketoacyl-ACP synthase II yields the protein MRRVVVTGMGLLTPLGCGVEETWSRLVKGESGASKVERFDVSDIAAKIACQIPREGVGAFNPDDWMEPKEQRKVDEFIVFAMCAAKQALDDAGWHPKTSDEQNTTGVLIGSGIGGIDGIAEAALILRDKGPRRISPFFIPGRLINLAGGYVSIAHGLKGPNHAVVTACSTGAHAIGDAARLVAFGDADVMVAGGTESPISRLSLAGFAACRALCTAFNDEPTRASRPYDRDRDGFVMGEGAGMVVLEEYEHAKARGAKIYAEVIGYGLSGDAYHITAPSEDGDGAFRCMSAAIKRAGITASDIDYINAHGTSTMADGIELGAVERLVGNAASKISMSSTKSSIGHLLGAAGAVEAIFSILAIRDQVAPPTLNLDNPAVETAIDLVPHVARKRSIETVLSNSFGFGGTNASVIFRAAA